The DNA window CGATAGACTTGAGTTTATTTCTTTAAAGAAAAATCTAAgagttttgatatttttaagaatttcaaaactTTGGTGGAGAAAGAGTCTGACTATATGATTCAGGCATTGAGAACCGATAGTGGTGGAGAATTACTTCTGATACCTTTAACAATTTTTGTGAAGAAAATTGCATTAGGTGTTCCCTCATAGCTTCAAGAtcaccacaacaaaatggagtggCTAAAAGGAAGAATCAATCAATCCTGAACATGGCTCGGAGAATTATGAAACATAAGAAGATTCCAAAAGAATGTTGGGCGGAAGCAATGGCTTGTGCATTGTATCTCTTTAATTGTTGTCCAACTAAAATCGTGAAAGACCTAACACAAATTGAATCTTGGAGCAGAAAGAAGTCAAATTTATCTCACCTAAGAATTTTTGGGAGTATTTCTTACAAGCATGTGCTGGAGCAAGAGAGAACCAAACTTGATGATAGAAGCAAGAAGTTTGTGTTCATCATCTGTGACAAAAAATGAAAGGGGTACAAGCTCTATAATTCTGTCAACGGAAAGATTGTTATGAGCCGTGATGTGATTTTTTATGAAGATGTTTATTGGAATTGGGAAATTAATGAAGATTCCGTCAACGAATTCTTCCATATCTTCGATGAGGACAAGAAATGAGAAGAAACATTGCAGCCCGCAATTCCTACGACGACAACGAATACATCTTCAGGTGCATCTTTGTCAAGTGAAAGCCCTAATGAAGGATCACGAAGGATGAGAACTATCCAAGAACTTTATGAGAATATAGAGGTAATGAATGATGTTTTTATATTTCGTCTTTAACGCCTTTGAGTTTTAAAGAGGCTAGTAGAGAGAAGAAATGGAGACAAACCATGAAAGAGGAGATTCAATGAAAAAACAATACATGAGAACTCACTTTTCTTCCAACTGGTCAAAATTCTATTGGTGTCAAGTGGATATTCAAAGAGAAAACTAGAATAACctaatttttatcaaacaatattgttttagacaaaaatccccccaaaaaaactcttaaaataCAAGATCAAATACATTTCTGTTGTCATATTTACATGGATGTTCATCTTTAAAATATTGTCATTATTGTTAAGATTGAGAtactatattttctttaaaaaaatattttgtaaatatataattttgtctTAAGATATTagacaaaattaattataaagtatttaatccttaataataaaatacaaattttccGATTAATTAACCACGTTGAATTTGATGAAACTAACAAAAgtcaatcaatttaaaataatgcatattaattaaaaaattaaattttgttattttttaagataatattataactaattactaacacaattatttttttttattacgaTCCATTATGTTTTATCGCTATTCATTATGTCATTATAGATGAATTCATCAATGCCATGTCTATGTCtctaaattttgtaaaaaattcACAACAATTCtctaaaatattctattttttttgaagatatatataaagagagaaaagttGGAAAATAGAGCTGGAACTGGCCAAGTGTCAGCCacacttaattaataaaagtttcaAAACTGGGTGGCTACAGTTTTCAATCAAGGccttattttgaaatttaagaaaataaacatttccaattatatatatatacctacctgtcatatttgtaacatttagaaattttgtttttttgtttaggATCGATGTGTTTTCAGGGTCATTAATTATACCAACTTACCTATAATAAGAAGCCTTGCCAACCCATAAGGTATCAGCTTCCATGTTAACTTCAATCCAAAACCTGTGGTCAAGATGATCTAGGCGAGCCATCCATGGAACATTCAAATCACGGTCAATCTACAGTGGATTAAACATTAAAGACATCAACAGCTATTCTgacatagataaaataaatcgTACACATGAATTTAAATCGAAGAGTTAATATCATATACCAAACTTTTCAAATTGGGGAAAGCAACAAGACTATCTTCGCTGGCATTTATTGAAGAAACGCCTTTTCTTAGCAATCTTATAGAGTACGATCTTGCTTTCTCTAATTGACGCTCTTCTGGAAATATTAGGTCGGAGGAACAATAAATGTTGTACAAAGCACTCATGTATTGTTCATGGTAAATTTCTATGTGGGAAATAATGTCTTGATTGTGAACAAACCAGCAAAATTTATCTGAAATGAATTTCATGTCATTATCATTCATCAATATTCCATGTAAATTTGTAAGTTagggagataaaaaaaaagagaccTGGTGTAACGTTATAGCCATGCATTCGGAGAAGACGAAATGCGAGACtgtctttataaatatttactggGGTAAAATCGGTGTTGTCTCCGGTGAATTCGTGGTTGTTGTAACTTTTATGAATAGTTTCTAAAGTTTGGTCAATTTCTTCACCAAAATGCTCAGCCAATCCTAATCTTTGTATCTGGTTGATGATATACAGCTTGATGAGTTCTTCGTCAAAAGGATACGTGGTGGGGACTGCAAATATATGGTAGCTAGTTTCAACTTATGTAAAATACTCCTTTAACCACTGAAATTAATATTGCTCATTTTTTTTCTGTCACTAAAAGGTCTTTAACAACTATTATTTTACTATTGTTGTTGAActaatttattgttaatttttgtgactatatataatctatatatagtTGCAGTTTGAAGAGGCAACAAAATCGTATATGACCGAGAAGACATAAAAATATCCTAATCAGTTTGATACTGTTATAAAGTAAATTTTATAGAATAACAAAAAGATTACATGcatataagttattttataatctcaatataactacttgataatttcctttacataaatattatattatatttttgaactcCTAATATAATAAGGAGTGTAAAATAATTGTGTAGTTAAAGACCTTTAACGACGGTATTTTTCTATCTAAATGTACATTTTTTTAAGGTAAAAAAGGCTGTTTAATAATTCGTACCTCCATTGTCACATTCCTTTACTACAAACTCTAAGTACTTCAAGCATTTATGGTTTCCAGTGGCCATAAACGCGAATGCAGTTGCAGATGGAGATTGAAACAACGACCCATTTTCACTCAAATTCATCAACACATCTTGTTCATTTATTATATACGATGCTGGAAGCGCTTCGAGGTATGACATTAATGGAAAGTTGTGGCATTTGTCCACAAGCACTTCCCTGCATGTATTGGGTGATCATGTTTAATTGCTCGTAAAAAAATGAGAGacaaataaaagtataatattaaCTTATGTTGCAAGAATTTTCTGCCTGTGGTAGAACAATTCAGACACCATTTCATTGAAAGCAAGACTAAACTCAATTTTAAGGTCTCTTGACTGAGCAAGTTCGATGGTTCCAGGTAAAACTATAGTTAACCAGCGAGGAGGttgatgataattatttttggccCTCATAAGCAATTTTT is part of the Impatiens glandulifera chromosome 1, dImpGla2.1, whole genome shotgun sequence genome and encodes:
- the LOC124927541 gene encoding S-linalool synthase-like, yielding MEPYFSSIQSLVGEIKRDLMLSSTLSHFPTMFVSPSAYETAWLAMIPQDPQSKKGPMFKGCLDWIIKNQKEGGFWGEEDQDGFPTIDALPSTLACIVALNMWAVGKENVTKGLVFIHGYSEKLLMRAKNNYHQPPRWLTIVLPGTIELAQSRDLKIEFSLAFNEMVSELEVLVDKCHNFPLMSYLEALPASYIINEQDVLMNLSENGSLFQSPSATAFAFMATGNHKCLKYLEFVVKECDNGVPTTYPFDEELIKLYIINQIQRLGLAEHFGEEIDQTLETIHKSYNNHEFTGDNTDFTPVNIYKDSLAFRLLRMHGYNVTPDKFCWFVHNQDIISHIEIYHEQYMSALYNIYCSSDLIFPEERQLEKARSYSIRLLRKGVSSINASEDSLVAFPNLKSLIDRDLNVPWMARLDHLDHRFWIEVNMEADTLWVGKASYYRLLPLQNDKLIQLAVRNYEFRQSIYRKELEELKRWSKDWGITSMGFGREKSDYCYFSIASATSLPHDSFVRMIVAKSSTVVTIADDFFDTKGSLEELQTLTQAFQRWDGNDLTSHSKKIFDVIDHLVTDISTKLHLRSGQNALENLREMWRVTGTISFTMEQNGICSING